The following are from one region of the Rhipicephalus microplus isolate Deutch F79 chromosome 1, USDA_Rmic, whole genome shotgun sequence genome:
- the LOC142809265 gene encoding THAP domain-containing protein 1-like isoform X2, giving the protein MPGCCAVGCSNKTEDGFSLHNIPRGIRNSARREVWLQNISREDFRATPSTWLCEEHFTPDQFEPLAFERGVKKLRRDAVPTLFKPSRQRRRTKGLCFQEMA; this is encoded by the exons ATGCCGGGTTGTTGTGCTGTAGGCTGCAGCAACAAAACAGAAGATGGTTTCTCGCTCCACAACATACCTCGTGGCATCCGGAATAGTGCACGCCGTGAAGTGTGGCTACAAAACATTTCACGCGAGGACTTCCGTGCAACGCCGTCGACGTGGCTTTGTGAG GAGCATTTCACGCCAGACCAGTTTGAGCCACTAGCTTTTGAGCGCGGCGTAAagaagctcagacgcgacgctgtgCCAACGCTTTTTAAGCCTTCCCGGCAGCGAAGGCGCACGAAAGGCCTCTGCTTTCAG GAAATGGCATGA
- the LOC142809265 gene encoding THAP domain-containing protein 5-like isoform X1, which yields MPGCCAVGCSNKTEDGFSLHNIPRGIRNSARREVWLQNISREDFRATPSTWLCEEHFTPDQFEPLAFERGVKKLRRDAVPTLFKPSRQRRRTKGLCFQKCPQRIRLTFQVKRKGLA from the exons ATGCCGGGTTGTTGTGCTGTAGGCTGCAGCAACAAAACAGAAGATGGTTTCTCGCTCCACAACATACCTCGTGGCATCCGGAATAGTGCACGCCGTGAAGTGTGGCTACAAAACATTTCACGCGAGGACTTCCGTGCAACGCCGTCGACGTGGCTTTGTGAG GAGCATTTCACGCCAGACCAGTTTGAGCCACTAGCTTTTGAGCGCGGCGTAAagaagctcagacgcgacgctgtgCCAACGCTTTTTAAGCCTTCCCGGCAGCGAAGGCGCACGAAAGGCCTCTGCTTTCAG AAATGTCCCCAGAGAATCCGCCTCACCTTTCAAGTGAAGCGGAAGGGGTTGGCCTAG
- the LOC142770505 gene encoding uncharacterized protein LOC142770505 codes for MSPENVPHISSEAEVVRRGTLDIVQRSSACNISGTASHAALLAKISALERQPTVAKAKARVKEQEHKKLMLHLSSYINEDQFTSLHRSPRGTVWSKETLTKALKIRLSCGSRGYDMVKELGQPLPSQRTLQRHIEHCKFRPGLLVDIMDSLAVKVNCMIEYERHACLMMDEMQITPGLIYDPSADAVLGRPTIPLADGSPPADTLATHGPNMLPARDNS; via the exons ATGTCTCCAGAGAATGTGCCTCACATTTCGAGTGAAGCCGAAGTAGTTCGCCGAGGTACACTGGACATTGTGCAAAGGAGTTCTGCGTGCAACATATCGG GTACAGCCTCACATGCAGCTCTGTTGGCCAAAATAAGCGCTCTGGAACGACAGCCGACTGTTGCGAAGGCTAAGGCGAGGGTGAAAGAGCAGGAGCACAAGAAACTTATGCTGCACCTGTCTTCGTACATAAATGAAGACCAGTTCACCAGCTTGCATCGTTCACCAAGAGGCACAGTGTGGTCCAAGGAAACATTGACCAAAGCACTGAAGATTCGCCTATCCTGCGGCTCGAGGGGCTATGATATGGTCAAGGAGCTCGGCCAGCCATTGCCTTCCCAGCGTACACTTCAACGTCACATCGAGCACTGCAAGTTTCGTCCAGGGCTGCTGGTGGACATTATGGACTCTCTCGCTGTTAAG GTCAACTGCATGATAGAGTACGAGCGACATGCGTGCCTCATGATGGATGAGATGCAGATCACCCCAGGCCTCATATATGATCCTTCGGCTGACGCAGTACTGGGCAGACCTACGATTCCCTTGGCAGATGGCAGCCCCCCTGCAGACACCTTGGCTACCCATGGCCCC AACATGCTTCCGGCACGGGACAACTCTTAA